CACGATGATGGGATCCACGAACCGTCACTCGTTGACCTTGTTGAGTGGTTGCACATCCATCATCCAACGTTTACAGTCGAACTGTTTCTGCGCGGAACGGATGACGTCCGGAGCCGAGTGCTTGACGCAGAGGGTAACATTCAGGCGGACGAACTTGTAGACGGAAACGTTTTTCATTCACCGACGGTCTTCCAGCTGAAAGCGATGCTGTATCACGGCGGAATACTTACCGAGCGAGGTGCGGAGCCTCATCGGCTCACTCCCCAAACTGACGTCTGGCAATTACGCGAACCATTGGATTTCAATCCCTCTAATACTGAGTAGCAGAGCAATCCATGATATTAGTCCAACATTATGCAGAATCTGATAGGAGGGTCGTGCGAGATACAACGCGCATATCGGTCACAGCTAAGTAGCTAATCAGCGCCAACTTCGAAGTTCCGGCCTTGTTTAGACGCGCGGAGTGACAGTCTGTTCCTTTGAGGTGACATGATTGTGCCACCTTTCTGTCACGGACAAACCCACCGGAACGCGGAAAGGAAGGAGTGCTCCGACGGGGATTCGAACCCCGGTCATTGCCTCGAGAGGGCAATATGATTGGCCGGACTACACTATCGGAGCCCGTCTGACTGCACTCGTCCGTTGTCCGGTACGATGTTTAAGGGTATCGTTTCGGTCCGGGAATGCAGACCGTTCGCACAGCGTCACTCGTCGAACGGCGACTTGGTGGCCTCGGGTTCGAACCCTTCGAGGCTGATGATGTTCTCGCGGCCGACGCGGAGTTTGCTGATGGTCCCCTCGTCCTCCATGTCCGACAGCAGCATGCTCACCTTCGACTTCGACCAGCCGGTCTCCTCGACGATGTTGACCTGCTTCATCCGGCCGCCGTTCTCGCGGATGAGTTCGACGACGCGGTCCTCGTCGGTGAGCAGTTCCTCCTCGGAGATGGGATCGGGGTCGGACGCCGCCCGGTCGTCGGCGGCCTCGGCTCCACCGGCGGGGGCCTCCGGCGGGGAGCCGTCGTCGCCGCGCTCGCGCGAGCGGAACCAGACGAACGCGCCGCCGAGGCCCGCGACGACCGCGAGCAGGCCGCCGACGAGCAGCCACGAGCGCGACTCCCCGTCGGGGCCGGTCCCGTCGCCGCCCGGGGACGCCGTCGGCTCTTCGAGGACGATCCGGGGCTGGCCGTCGAGGAACTCCCGCTCGCCTTCCCACGTGATGGAGGTGGCGTCCTCGATCGAGGCGGTGTTGTACTCGGGTTCGGGCAGGGCGCTCGTAACGACGAGGTCGTCGCCGGGGACGATCACGAGTTTCTGATCGGCGCCGATGTAGAGGCCGCCGTCGAAGACGTCCCCGACGACGACCCGGCCGTCGTCCTCGACCTCGGCGAAGCCGGTCCACGTGAACGACATCTCGACGACCCCCTGCGTGTTGAGCCGCCGTTCGACCCCGGCCGAGCGCTCGAAGTCGGTCGCCTCCATCTCCCGGCCGGTCTCCTGTGCGCCGGCGTCGGTGAGCGCCGCGGCCTGCTCGGTGAAGCTGACGTAGAAGTCGGTCTCTTCCTCCTCGAAGCGATCGGCGAACGTCTCGAAGTTCTCCCGTTCGGTCTCGTTCGTGAGGAGCCGTTCGTGGCGGAACGTCCACTCGGCGGTTCCGTTGCCGTGGACGGTGATCTCGAAAGTCGTGCTGTCGAACTCCGGGGAGGAGACGGCCGCGGTCCGGTCCGTCGACGTGACAGTCGCCGCGCTCGCTGGCTGGCCGTCGCCGAGGCCGACAGCCGCGACCGGGCCGCTCGCGCCCGCGACCAGAAGAAAGAGCGCGACGACCCCGGCGAGGACCGACCGATTCATTCGTCTACCACTTCGTGCCGCGAGTAAAAGAGCTTGTGAATGGCCTCCGGCGCGACCACTACGTCCGGTGAACGGTTCCGTCGGTCAGCACGTGCGTCGGCGCCTCCCAGGCGGTCGGATCGTCGAGCGGGTTCCCGTCGAGGACGACGAGGTCCGCCCGGTAGCCGGCCTCGACGCGGCCGACGTCCGACAGGCCGAGCAGCGAGGCGGCCTCGACGGTGGCTGCCTCGAGCGCCGCCGCCGGCGAGAGGCCGTGGTCGACGAGGTACCCGAGTTCCGCGGGGATCGAGCCGAACTCGTTGAACGGCGTGCCGGCGTCGGTCCCCATCGCGATCCGGACGCCCGCCTCGCGGGCGTGGTCGAAGGCCTCGTCGAACGCGTCGAGCGCGGTCTCGGCCTTCGCGACGGCCTCCGCGGGGATGCCCGCGTCGCTCCCGGCGTCGACGATGGAGTGGAGCGCGCTCGCCGTCGGCACCCATCGGGTGCCACGCTCGGCGAGCAGGTCGGCGGCCGCCCGGTCCATGAACGTCCCGTGTTCGACGCTGTCGATCCCCGCCTCCGCGACGGCGACGATCCCCTCGCGGCCGTGGGCGTGGGCGGCCGACGGCACGTCGGCGGCGTCGGCGACAGCGGCCGCGGCGTCGAGTTCCGCGCGGGTCAACTCGGGCGCGCCGGTGCGCGTCCCGGGCGTCAGGACGCCCCCGGTCGCGATGCACTTGACGACGTCGGCGCCGCGTTTGAGCTGTTCTCGCGCGGCCGCGCGAACCTCGTCGGCGCCGTCGGCCTCGCGGCCGAACCAGTGGCCGTGACCGCCCGTCATGGTGACGGCCTCGCCGGCGGCGACCACCCGCGGGCCGGGGATGGTGCCGTCGGCGACGGCGCGGCCGGCGTCGACGGCCATCGACCCCCAGCTTCCGAGGTCGCGGACCGTCGTGACGCCCGCGTCGAGCGCCCGCCGGAGGTTCGCCGCGACCCGGTAGGCCCCGGCGTACGGGCTCTCGGTGCGGTAGGTCGAGACGTCGGGCCGGCCGTCGAACGCGAGGTGGACGTGTGTGTCGATCAGACCGGGCGCGACGAACCGGTCGGAGACGTCGAGTTCGCGGTCGGGGTCGGCGTCGACGTCGCCGACGGCCGCGATCGATCCGCCCTCGACCGCCACGTCGGCGGTCCGTGCGCCGTCGGCGTCGACGACCGTCCCGCCGCGGAGTACGAGCATGGATCACACAGTACGCGCGGGCGACAAAATACTCCCGGCTGACGCCGGCGCCGGCACCGACGCCGACGTGTCGACACCGACAAACCCCCGGGTTCCGTACCGGTGGCTATGATCTCGAACGTGGCCCAGGGCGTTCGGGCGTTCACGAGCAACGTCTTCCTCGTCGGCGGCGACCGGCCCGTGCTGGTCGACCCCGGGGCGAACTTCGACGTCGTCGAGCGACTCGACTCGCGCGTCGACGACCTCGACGCGGTCGTACTCACCCACACCCACCCGGATCACGTGGGGAACCTCGCGGCGGTGAAAGGGGCCTTCGACGTCGAAGCGTGGGGGTTCGACCCGTCGATCGACGGCGTCGACCGCGCGGTCGACGACGAGGAGACGGTCCGGCTTGGCGACCACGAGTACGTCGCCCTCCACACTCCCGGCCACAAGGACGACCACCTCTGTTTCTACGCCGAGGAGCCGGGAATCCTGTTCGCGGGCGACCTCGTCTTCCAGAACGGCGGTTTCGGTCGGACGGACCTCCCCGAGGGCGACCGGGAGACGCTGATCCGGAGCATCGACCGCGTGCTCGACCGTATCGACCCCGACCTCGCCGAACTCCACACCGGCCACGGCCCGAGCGTGACCACCGACCCCTACGGCCACGTCGAACTCGCGGCCCGGATGGCCCGGCAGACCTAGCGGCCGGCGACTTCGAGCATCGCGTCGTAGGCGTCCGCGTACGCCCGCGCGACGCGCTCCGGGTCGCGCCGGTCGTCGCTCCCCAGCGGCGGGAGGGGGACGCGTGCGACGGGGTCGAGGTAGTCGATCACGTCCGGCACCCGCTTCTCGAGGCGGCCGTCCTGCGGGCTCGATCGGGCGACCTCGCAGGCGCGCCAGTAGCGGTCGCCGCGGTAGATCCGCGCCCGCCGGGGTTCGACGACGGCGACGGCCGCCACGCGGGCGGGATCGAGCGACCGGAGCGGACGGGCGACGTCGCCGTAGGACTCGACGACCGCGAGGTCGGCCGCCTCGACCTCGGCGGCCAGCGCGTCGAGCGCGGGGGCGTGGCGTCGCTCGACGGCCGCGTTCAGTTCGTCGACGGTCTCGACGGCGTCGGCCGCCCCGAGCGGCAACCGTTCCTCGACGGCGGCCGGGAGGTCGGCCGTCGCGTTGACGACGTACGTCTCCTCGCCGGGCCGGCCGATGCGGTCGACGACGAACTCCCGGTCGGACCGGCCGAGCAGCCCCGTGCCGCCGTCCGGCGCCGGCTGCCAGAGCCGGTGGACGGGGTTGAGCGCCTCCGGCTCCCGGCCCCGACCCTCCGCGGCGGCGAGTCGCGCGGCGTCCTTGCCGTAGAGGCGGCCGTCGGCGAGCGCGCGCCGGCAGTCGTCGTGGTCGAACCAGAAGTCGTTGCCGGCCCGGGGCTTGTAGCCCGCGCCGCCGACCCGTTCGAGCAGGCCGACCGAGAAGGTGGTCTTGCCGGCGTCGACGCGGTCCGCGCCGGCGACGAGGAAGATCATTCTTTCAGGCCGTAGAAGCCGGGTTCGTCGTCGCTGCGCGGTTCGGCGACGACGAGGTCGTCCGCGTTCGTCATGATCCACGGGATCGCCCAGTCGAGCAGGACGTCCTCGGTCTCGCGGTCGATGTCGGCGTCGGGGTCGAGCCCCTGCAGCAGGCGCGCGATCTCGTAGACGGTGTACATCCGGTCGCCCTCGAGCAGTTCGTCGGCCGTGTAGAAGTCACAGGGGTGTAGCTGGTCGAACTCGTCTTTCGAGACTGGCATACCCATCGATACCCCCGTGAGGTCCCTAAACGGTGCGGTTTCGACGCCTCACCGTCGGGCTCGCTCGATCCGGACGAGCCCGTCGTTCCACACTCGGAGCAGCGGTTCTTCGTCTCGTACGTGCACCCACAGACCGGACAGCGGAGGACCGGTCCGTCCCAGCGCCGTCACCGCCTCGATCGGCCCCGCACCCGATCGACCGAAGGGGTCGATCCAGCGAGTGGGAATCACGGGTCATCATTATTCACGTCCGTTTCCTTCCCCCGCGTATGGGCTACTGGAAACGGCTCCTCGAAGTCGACCTGACCGGCGGCGACCACGGGACGGAACCGCTCTCGGAGGAGTTCGTCCGGACGTATCTGGGCGGGGCGGGCTTTACGACGCGGCTCCTCTACGACGAGGTCGGCCCCGACGTCGACCCGCTCGACCCGGAGAACGTCCTGGCGATCGCGCCGGGACTGCTCGTCGGCCCGTCGGTGCCGACGGGATCGAAGACGACCTTCGGGTTCAAGTCCCCGCTGACCGGCGGTTACGGCAAGTCGCTGGTCGGCGCGAAGATGGGCGACCAGCTAAAACGCGCGGGCTACGACGCGCTCGTCGTGAAAGGGGCCTGCGAGGGGCCCTCCGTCCTCGTCGTCGACGACGAGGAGGTGCGCATCGAACCGGCCGACGACCTCTGGGGGCTCGACACGCGGGAGACCCACGAGCGCCTCGAAGAACGGTACGGCTCCGGCGTCCGGTCGGCGGTGATCGGCCCGGCCGGCGAGGCGGAGTCGCGCATCTCGATGATCGAGTGCGAGGACCGACAGGCCGGCCGCGGCGGCCCGGGCGCGGTCATGGGCTCGAAGAACCTCAAGGCGATCGCCGTCAGGGGCTCGAAGGACGTCCCCGTCGCCCGGCCCGAGGAACTCGAGGAGCTAAACCGGAAGTGGCGCCTCGAGACGACCGGCCGCGGCGAGATCGAGATTTCGGGGACGGGCGACGCCTCGGTGGACGTCCAGTACGGCACCGGGGAGGCCTTGGACGCGAAGAACACCGCCCTCGGGATCTTCCCGACGCGCAACTGGCAGTCGGGGTACTTCGAGCGGGCCTACGAACGTCTCGACGATCGGTCGGCGGACCGCATCTCTATCGACCCCCGCCACTGGACCGAGGAGTACGTCGAGACCAAGCGGCCCTGTCCGTACTGTAGCAAACCCTGCAGCCAGTGGTTCGAGGCCGAGGACACTGCGTACGGCGACGTCGCCGTCGACGGGCCCGAGTACGAGACCCAGTACGCCCTCGGGGGCAACGTCGAGGTCGACGACATCGAGGCCGTCGCGAAGGCCAACGAGATCTGCGACCGCCTCGGTCTGGACACCATCGACGCGGGCAACGCCATCGCGTGGGCCATGGAGGCCGCCGAACGGGGGCTACTCGACGAGTTCGACGCCGACGTCGAACTCGAATTCGGGAACGCGGAAACCGTCCTCGAACTCCTCCGGCGGATGGGCCGCGGCGAGGGCGACCTCGGCGAGTTGCTGATGGACGGGCACGTGCGGGCGGCCCGGCGGGTCGGCGCCGGCGAGGAGTTCGCCGTCCACGTGAAAAACCAGTCGCCGGCCGGCTTCGAGCCCCGCGGCATCAAGGGGATGGCCCTCGCCTTCGGCGTCTCACCGCGCGGGGCCGACCACCTCACCTCCTGCCTGTACGCCCTCGAGATGAACGGGAACTTCTGGGAGTTCGAGAACTACGACCGGACCCGGATGGACGGGAAGGCTCTGGCGCTGAAGTCGATGGAGGACCTGATGGCGGTCTACGACGCCACCGGGATCTGCAAGTTCACCCGCGGGCTCACCCTCGCGGAGGGGGTCCGCGAACTGGTCAACGCCATGACCGGCTTCGACCTCACCCGCTCGGAACTGCTCACCGCCGGCGAACGAACCTACAACCTCTCGAAGGCGTTCAACGTCCGCGAGGGGTTCGGCCGCGAGGACGACCGGCTACCGCCGCGGTTCACCGAGCCGGTTCCCAACGGCCCGAACG
The Salinilacihabitans rarus DNA segment above includes these coding regions:
- a CDS encoding DUF7343 domain-containing protein, with amino-acid sequence MNRSVLAGVVALFLLVAGASGPVAAVGLGDGQPASAATVTSTDRTAAVSSPEFDSTTFEITVHGNGTAEWTFRHERLLTNETERENFETFADRFEEEETDFYVSFTEQAAALTDAGAQETGREMEATDFERSAGVERRLNTQGVVEMSFTWTGFAEVEDDGRVVVGDVFDGGLYIGADQKLVIVPGDDLVVTSALPEPEYNTASIEDATSITWEGEREFLDGQPRIVLEEPTASPGGDGTGPDGESRSWLLVGGLLAVVAGLGGAFVWFRSRERGDDGSPPEAPAGGAEAADDRAASDPDPISEEELLTDEDRVVELIRENGGRMKQVNIVEETGWSKSKVSMLLSDMEDEGTISKLRVGRENIISLEGFEPEATKSPFDE
- a CDS encoding MBL fold metallo-hydrolase — its product is MISNVAQGVRAFTSNVFLVGGDRPVLVDPGANFDVVERLDSRVDDLDAVVLTHTHPDHVGNLAAVKGAFDVEAWGFDPSIDGVDRAVDDEETVRLGDHEYVALHTPGHKDDHLCFYAEEPGILFAGDLVFQNGGFGRTDLPEGDRETLIRSIDRVLDRIDPDLAELHTGHGPSVTTDPYGHVELAARMARQT
- a CDS encoding metal-dependent hydrolase family protein → MLVLRGGTVVDADGARTADVAVEGGSIAAVGDVDADPDRELDVSDRFVAPGLIDTHVHLAFDGRPDVSTYRTESPYAGAYRVAANLRRALDAGVTTVRDLGSWGSMAVDAGRAVADGTIPGPRVVAAGEAVTMTGGHGHWFGREADGADEVRAAAREQLKRGADVVKCIATGGVLTPGTRTGAPELTRAELDAAAAVADAADVPSAAHAHGREGIVAVAEAGIDSVEHGTFMDRAAADLLAERGTRWVPTASALHSIVDAGSDAGIPAEAVAKAETALDAFDEAFDHAREAGVRIAMGTDAGTPFNEFGSIPAELGYLVDHGLSPAAALEAATVEAASLLGLSDVGRVEAGYRADLVVLDGNPLDDPTAWEAPTHVLTDGTVHRT
- a CDS encoding aldehyde ferredoxin oxidoreductase family protein, with the translated sequence MGYWKRLLEVDLTGGDHGTEPLSEEFVRTYLGGAGFTTRLLYDEVGPDVDPLDPENVLAIAPGLLVGPSVPTGSKTTFGFKSPLTGGYGKSLVGAKMGDQLKRAGYDALVVKGACEGPSVLVVDDEEVRIEPADDLWGLDTRETHERLEERYGSGVRSAVIGPAGEAESRISMIECEDRQAGRGGPGAVMGSKNLKAIAVRGSKDVPVARPEELEELNRKWRLETTGRGEIEISGTGDASVDVQYGTGEALDAKNTALGIFPTRNWQSGYFERAYERLDDRSADRISIDPRHWTEEYVETKRPCPYCSKPCSQWFEAEDTAYGDVAVDGPEYETQYALGGNVEVDDIEAVAKANEICDRLGLDTIDAGNAIAWAMEAAERGLLDEFDADVELEFGNAETVLELLRRMGRGEGDLGELLMDGHVRAARRVGAGEEFAVHVKNQSPAGFEPRGIKGMALAFGVSPRGADHLTSCLYALEMNGNFWEFENYDRTRMDGKALALKSMEDLMAVYDATGICKFTRGLTLAEGVRELVNAMTGFDLTRSELLTAGERTYNLSKAFNVREGFGREDDRLPPRFTEPVPNGPNEGESIDEERYERELDRYYTARGWNVEGVPLAETLAELDLPDVAEAVGVTNELRA
- a CDS encoding ATPase, with translation MIFLVAGADRVDAGKTTFSVGLLERVGGAGYKPRAGNDFWFDHDDCRRALADGRLYGKDAARLAAAEGRGREPEALNPVHRLWQPAPDGGTGLLGRSDREFVVDRIGRPGEETYVVNATADLPAAVEERLPLGAADAVETVDELNAAVERRHAPALDALAAEVEAADLAVVESYGDVARPLRSLDPARVAAVAVVEPRRARIYRGDRYWRACEVARSSPQDGRLEKRVPDVIDYLDPVARVPLPPLGSDDRRDPERVARAYADAYDAMLEVAGR
- a CDS encoding DUF5827 family protein — encoded protein: MPVSKDEFDQLHPCDFYTADELLEGDRMYTVYEIARLLQGLDPDADIDRETEDVLLDWAIPWIMTNADDLVVAEPRSDDEPGFYGLKE